ggggtttcACAGGGTACCCTGGCCGAGAATGGCCTGTTTCTTCGCCCATGCGCCCATCACCCACGACAACAATGGCACTTTGAACAACTGGTAGCCCCAAAAGCTGCCTGAGCCTCGGATAGGGATTCTAGTGGCATTAGAAAACTGTTGGATACATTTCTAGTCAACACAGAACTAACATAGAAGTTAATAGGACCAATATTATGAAATGTAGTGAAGCAAAATGTGATAAATAAATGTTGTGGCTCTTGTGACATGCAGTAATATAAGTTGTTTTTGTTATCATTTCTCATCACCTGTAGTTTATAtgttgtatattatatgctaTTCTAATAAATTTGTATCCTGTTTTAAGGATTACACATTCAAAAGTATTCACTCAGAATAAAAGGCAATATAATTTTCAAGTATACATTTTACTTTCTGTATCAAACAGCACAACGTAACCTACAAATTGCGCAACAGCACAATGTGCATTCTCGCATTCTGCGCAACGGGGAAGATTTGGACTCAGTCTTGATGTTAGTGTCAACCACTTCCGGGTCAGATATTAGGAAGGTTGTCAGGTTAACGTGCAGTGAAGAAAAATCGAATGAATTTCACGATCTTCTAAACGTAAGAACGTATTTGATATGAGTATTGTTTGACCATGATATCCTAGAAGATACATACATTATTAATAAGTCAATCCGATACCATTTAGCTTGTTAGAATTATCTGTCGCTAATAAATCAGTCAGTGTGGCTATTCTGGCTAATcatctcagtgtctctctctcagttcaagTGAAGCTGTTTTGAAGCCGGTTTCTTTCTCCCTGAAGTGACAACTTGTTGGTTTAGCCTCTGAGATGAGAGTCCCTTGTATATTAAAAACAGCTGCTCGAAGCTTCATACTGCCGGCAGCGTCAGGTAGCGTGCACCAGACCCGGGTATTGTGCCCCTGCCTAATCACAAGGTGAGTACGATCTAGAATATGCCTCGTGGTTCGCGACCACCTAGGCTCATTGTTTGGGGACTGCTAAGAGAGTAACGACTATCCATTTGACACGTCTCCTAATCATTTGTAACTCATAGATAGTAAGTAGTTAGCTGTACCGAAACTACTTGCGTGATATAGAAGTGGAGTATGATTTACTTAAAGTTTGGACCTAACTGACAAAAAGGTAAAAGTCCAGTTGCTGTGTGCATTGTTTACAACACACAGAAGGGTATGTCTCTTAAAAAATAGAAAGTGTGTTTGAGTTGTGTGTAATTTAATTTcctaaatgttgtttttctcagAAAAATGGCTTCCAGAAGGCAAACAGATCATATAGAGAGAACAGCCAGCAATTACAGACAAAATGTGAGTGGTTAAAGCTTAAGATTGTACTACAAAATCTCCTGTCTATAAAAAAGACATTCTTGGGCAGTGTTGCTTGTCTTGTATATCCTCTTGATAATAGACTgtcagccttgtgtgtgtgtgtgtgtgtgtgtgtctttctccagACACTGTATACTGCTCAAGTGTGTGGCATCGTGAACGAGTCGGAGACAGTTAAACGACTGAGACTAGCGGTCCCCCCAGACTTTAGCTTCAAGGCAGGACAATGGTGAGTAAGCAAGAGTGTTTTAAGGAACATTGGAATGGAGGTTACCGGAACATTGAAGGTTACAGAGCCAGAACGACATGCTGTAATCGCTCAACTTCTTACACAATTCTTTCATAAACAATGTAATGCCTGGAGCCCACAGAAGAGGGCAGTGTAGTCCTGAAGTTGTTTCAGTGGTTTCCTAATTTCTCCTCTCTAAACAACACCtaggttgttgttgttcttaTAAGAGACTTGAGTTCTCAATCAACTTACCGGATAGCATACAGGTAAATAAATGACACATTACAGACTGATTCAATAGCAGCTTTTAGGTCGAGTGACACTCAGATTCAGGTGAGAACAATATCATCTGGGACACCACCTGAGGGGTGCTTGATTTGACTTTCAGGGACACAGGTATGAAACACCAGCCTATGGAGTCAACCTGGTTCGAGCTGTTGAAATCTGTTGAAACCGAATGCACCCCAGGTATTTCCTATTCGTTTCGGGCTCAGGTTTACATCTGGGGCGGAAAAACACAAATCTGTGAGTGCGTCAGTGCTTAATTCATGGGATGTATAGTGCAGTGAAAGCTCCTTTCAGCACTGTACCAACGCCATACTGTAGGTGGGCGTTTGAGTTTTATAGAAACAGTGAGTTGCCCCTGGGCATCTAATTATGAATGGAAATAGATGGAAATGTATGAGTTCATACACCTCCGGACTGTGCTAGCGATATGGCTGTTGGTACGGACAGGGAGATGAAGATGGGAGGTTACTCTGgttggtgggaggggaggaagataaggtgtgtgagagagagagagagagatgcacacACTGTCTGCATTCAGGTGTCTGCCGCTGCTAAATATAAGCCATTATGCCTCAGAGGGCTGTACGCTGTACTTCTGTATCAAGCATAACAATGAAGTATTCTCACTCAAACATTATGCATGTCAAATGATGCAGCTCACCAAAGAGCTCCCTTTCTCTGTTGTGTGTTAGCTTAACAGCAGTTATTTAGGTATGAAATCAAAATAATTTCCATGAACTGTGGAATCTTCACCTCACAGTCAACACGCTATAACTGACTAGCAGAGTGGTGTGTTCTTATATACAGCTGGTTTGCTAGTGTATGGAATGTTCCTGTGTTTCTGGCCTGGTTCTGATGGACTCTGGTCTTGTGCAGGGTGGACTTCTTTATCCCCGGGATGGAGAAGGTGGGGGGGTTCTCCATTTGTTCCAGTCCAGGCTTGCtacggagggagggggtcatTGAGCTCGCTGTCAAGTATGCCAAACACCCTCCAGCACACTGGATCCACACACAGGTGAGTGGGTTTGTCGGCGTGTCCGCGCTGTCTTAATGttggtgtgaaagagagaaagggtagGCGTTTACCAGCCTCTCCTTGTGTATGCTAGCCCGTAtgctagtctgtctgtctcattgtgtctgtttctttgtctgtgctcggtgtgtgtgtcagatgaccTCGCCTCGAGCCTTATGAAAAGCTGTTGTGGATGTGGAGACGtaatctgtgtgtgactgtggacACAGAGTTATCTAATATGTGAGAGGAGACATTTAAGTGGATAGAGTCTCTGAGCTCTGGGATCGTTTGATGAGCCTTTTGTTTGATAACTCTCCTCAGCGCTAACGCCTTGTAAGAGTGTGGGGACTGCGATAACACAGTGCGCGCGCTTACATATGTGCGTTTGGAAGATTTTGCCTTGGTTGTCTTCAAAAGAACCCCCTACCACTTCTGCAATCTCTTTCTCCCGTCAAacagcgtgtgagtgtgtggatttgaacgtgtgtgtgtgtgtgtgtgtgtaactttcTCAGTTCTTTGTTATGTCTCTTGGGGTTAGTTTATTCAGAAGCTAAACTGATGTTGTTTACAAGGCTTTTTTAGCTGCCGTGGGAACAGTGTAGAGTGGAGATATGCTATCTGAGTTATTCAGTACAATATTTTCTCTTATTATTTTTTGGTCCAACCCTTTCCTATCTAccactcttctttctctcctcccttctctctcccgctcttattctctctctcagtgtacgGTGGACTCCCACGTGGCCATGAGGGTGGGTGGTGACTTCTACTTTGACCCCTTGCCCTCTGACCCCTGCgttgacttgctgctggtgGCAGGCGGTGTGGGCATTAACCCTTTATACTCCATCCTGCTGCATGCCGCTGACCTGCTGCGACTCAACCACCCACATCCTGGTAGGGGATACCAGATAGGCTCCACCCACCTCTGCTACAGTGCCAAGAACACACAAGAGCTGCtcttcaaggtgtgtgtgtgtatgtttgtattttaGAGAGAATCCAATTTAGGCATTTGCGTATGAGCTGAATAGTATATCTCATGCCCCCCCTTTCTGCACTGTTTTCAGAACACCATCGTGGACGTTTGTCAGGAGTTTCCCGAGAAGGTCTCCTGCAACTTCCACGTCACTGAGCAGACAGGCCAGGACGACCAGCAGACAGGCCAGGTCGACCAGAAACTGCAGGCCTACATGCAAAGTGAGTACCACAACACCAAACTACAACCACAAGTAGAAAGAAACATTTGTTTGAAAATTATTATTAACAACATTTTGTTTATATTATATATGTTATATTTGTTttattgaccccccccccaggtgggcGTATCTCAGAGGAGGAGCTGCGTCAGCATGTGAACCCACAGAGCACACTGTGTTTCCTGTGCGGCCCCCCACCCATGATTGAGAGCATCTCTCAGACCTTGCTGGAGCTGGGCCTGCCCAGCAACAGGATTCTGTTTGAAAAGTGGTGGTAGAACCAGAATCTGGCCGTGCCTAATCCCCTCAACCTCAACACATTACTGCCCTGGGTTACAAtgaaggggggctggaggacatTCTCAACACAAGCCTCTCTCTAACTTACTGGAAGTATCTGGTCCTGGTATGATCAAGGGGTGGagcgataataataataatttataatAATGTAAACTAGGCAGTATTCTGTGCTGTATGCAAGGAAAACCTCATCTACCTTTCTAGCTCAGTGccccgggaggggggggggggtctgttacTTTTGACCACAGTTTGACCTCTGAACTAAACGGGTAACTGACCTGGCTGGACCACAACAAACCCAAGTGCTTCTAACATACACCTGGTTCAGGTGGTATATTTTACTCGACTGTGAATATCAGGGCCTTGTTGAGGACAATATGATATTACAAACATGGTGTAACATTTTTACTCCTCTGCAACGGGTAATTTAGTGAATATAGTATAAAAtgttaattaaattaaatattgtACATTCATGTATATTAATTTGAGTATTATAAGATATTTATTTTCTGTTGGTAAAGATTTTAAGGAAAATGTTTGTTGGGTGAGTTATTTTCAAATTTTCCTCCTGTTTGTTTGGAAACATCACACCTGTGAATGAGAatctcacatttacattacatttagtcctttagcagacgctcttatccatagcgacttacagtaagtacagggacattccccccgaagcaagtagggtgaagtgccttgcccaaggacacaacgtcattttgcacggctgggaatcgaactggcaaccttcagattactagcccgactccctcaccgctcagccgtcTGACTCCCCATCTCACCTCCCATAGGCTGACAGAATGTctgctcttcatctctcttcccctcatttACACACAGAAGTACCCACTCATACATGGATGTCCTAACACCCACATCCTCCTGaaatcatacacactcacaggtgcacacacgctcacacacacactcacagacacactgttgaAATGGGATGTCAAACTGGGGCAGAGGGGGTTTCCCATGGTGCACTGTAATGGAACCACTAGGTGGTCTCTGATTGGATGGAATCGTTGTGCATCTCATGAGGTTGTCACAACCGTCCCTTTTCCGTTGCTCAGTGGGGGTTGTCATGGAGAGATTTAACATTGGGTTGTTTTGGTGTGCCTCTGCCAGTATTATGAATACAAAAAGTAATTCATATTCTAAGTCATTTCGTTTTTTATTTCTTCTGCTTGTCTATGTATCTTAACCACATcactcacacagtacacacattaTCCAGGTACATTTAAACAACTGATTCCAGTTCATACACACAATGAGCACCACCACCTCAAGCATATTCCTTGGGTTCAATGTAAgtacaaaatacatttcctaTGTTATGTTGGTTTTCCCGTGGGAGTTAAGCCCAAGCCCCTTTACAGACAGCTGTTCAATAGatactgcatgtgtgttccAGAATGATCCAGATAACATAGCCATAAAAACCTTTTCTGGCTCAAAATGGAAAAACCCGAATACACACACCGGTGACCCGATTCACAAGGCCTATAAGCTAAAGCACATGGCAGCAATGCAGTTCAAGAAGTGATGAGTTTACAGTCTCATGTACGTTGATTAAAGCAAGCTATTATACGTTTGCAAGGCGATTCAAAAGTCTCATTTGCAAGAGTTAATATCCGCATGTCTACTCAAAGAAAACAAAGGCTTTTCGATAAACATAGCATTCTATGGAATGTTTGCTGTATTCACACATCGGTTTGGTTCATGTTCCCCGTTTTGAGTTCAGTAAGTCAACACACCAGAggacagagctctctctctcagctgccgGCTCATCGTCACCTCTGCTCTCATGCCCTCTTCAACTCCAAACTCTTCTCTTTTATGTTCATCTGTCCATCTCACCGACTTCTGCTTTGCCAATGAGATTCTGACAACCTCTATCTTCTCTTCCTGGTATGTGTCAGTCGCCCAACCCTCAATTTTGAGTGACATGTCCTTTTTAGAGTCGACTTCTTTCTCCTTACCATCGCCATCTCTCTGAGGgcactctcctttctcttcctttctgttTTTGCGGTTCTTCTGTGTCTCccattcttcctcctcctctttcctgttCTCCCCTACTctatccattcctctctccatctccgggGAcgcattctccctctcctctttcttctcatgTGTTTCTCTGGCTCTACTTTTCTTCGCCTTGTTCCGACCCCTGAGGTTCAGTTTCTAGAATATAAGAGACAAATTTAAGCCgtgtttctttcttttccccttcctttctcttgttctctacatctctctttctctccaggcaCCTGCCACAACACTAGAAAGTCTATCACGCTGACGTCTTTCCTGGACAGTTGGAAGTAGGACAAATACAAGAAAAAGAACGTTTAGATCATAATTAGAACTCGCCTCCTGTTTTTACCTACATTTGCTGCATCTCCTATATTTAGAAGCATGACATTTTCATGACACCACCTGTGACACAGCACCATGTAGCCTGAAGACTAAAGCGGTGTAATGAGTGACAGAAATGCAGAGGAAAGAGAACAAAAAAGTACCTTGAAGTCTTTTCTTTTGCGTTGCAGAGTGGGTCTCTGTAGAAAGAGGATTTGTTTGGTGGACAAACTCCCGTCACTGAGGAGAAACAACATAGTGGCTGACACAATGACAGGTTTGATAGGACTCATGTATTCTAGGTATCGACTTTTGGCGTTGTGTGATGTAAAGGCTTAACACCGCTTCAGGACTCTACCTGTTAGTCCTGATGATGGGGGTGGGCAGGACACACATCAGCCTCCAGCCAAAGGGAGCCAGGGACTGGAGCAAGGGGATGTAGTCTGTCCTAACTACCACACCCTGGACAAGACAGAGAtatggcatcacacacacatgatcacacgtgtgtgcacacataaacatgcggtgcacacaaacacatgcacacatgcacactcacgtcAACAATAGTCCACTGCTCGACCACGATGGCGTCATAGGAGACGGGGGAGGTCTCTTCTGAGGAGGTCTGGAAGATGAACACACTGTCCACGGATGAGACCCCAttctctggaggagggatggagggagagagagagagagagagagagagagagagagagagagagagagagagagaagaatgaaagaaagaaggagaaagagagtgcacATTTCTCTCACAATTGATCCTTTTCCTTCTTGACTATGCATATTGGCTTCAATTTTCCATGGATGACAAAACATTTATAAGCCTCAGATTTGCGGACGCCATCTTGAACACCTTTACCAACTCTGTGAAGTTACATATACCATTGCCGTCTCCGAGGTGAAAAAAGCCGTCGATAAGGCGAGCTCCGCTGATGAAATGCTGAGTCATGTGATCCAGCCAGTGGGCGTCGACCGCCGTCactagccccgcctctctctggaCTCGCAGGGGAACTCGAAGCGAGTAGAACCTCAGTGAACTGCACAGCTCGCCCACATGGTTGTAAAGAGCAAACAGCTGCATTCCTTCCACAAGAACAAACATATGGATAAGCGCAGATGCACACACCCCCACAAAAACTCAGGTCACATTCTCCGATTCTTGAAATATGAGCGGCAGAAGACTGGGGGCGTACTCGTCTGTGCAGGCGGTGacgtcttcttctctctctccgagcTCCTGACCCGGACGTGGTTGTTGTTGCGGGTCATCACCCTGCTGCTCCTCTGCAGTTCCTCCAGGTGGCTGGCGACCAGGATGAGTCCTGCATTACAGTCTAAACATTCACATCCGGGTCAAATTCCGGGCATTTCAATAAAGAACCAGGAATGATACAACCATGATGAATAATTTGTTCAAGAAGTTCAGTCAAATCTTTGTcctaaataagtatttaaaaaaacgatATCGCTAAATTATGGGATTCATAAATACCTCCTTCTCCATGGCGAGCGCTCCCCTCAGAGCCTTCCTGATGGGGTGGTGTTTCAGACCGAGGTTCTGTTTtgtggtcctggtctggttctgGGGACCCGACACTGTCATCTTCCTTGAGGCCTTGATACGTTCTCCCTGCTTTTCTGTTCTGCACGTCTGACCTTGGACTCTGGCTCTCTGAGCCCTTGCTCTGCATGTCTGGGTCCTGATCTGGTCCCACAAGCCTCTGTGTCGACTCTGCCACTACTGGGTGGTAGTCTGGTCCTGTCCCGACCATACATTCTGTTTTCCTGTCTTCGTTTGTTTTTTCCAGGTATGGGATTTCTGTTGTATGGTCGCCCTGTACATTTTCAGAGGGTTCCCTTGTCTTGGAGTTGTCTGTACTATGGGCTGGTCTGTGATTCTGGACCTGTGGTTCCATCTCCGCGTGGCTGTGTTCTTGAGAAACGTCTGTCGATTCATCTAATTCCTTTAGGCAATAGTTTGAAAGGTTCTTTAATGCCTTGACGGAACCGTGTTTCGATTCTCTGCCCGTCAGTTCTTCTGGGTTGGGTTCTAATGGAACCCGAGCAAAGGAACTGCCGTTGGAGTTTAAGGTGTCTTGGTCAGGGGATTTCTGTTCAACGTGGTTGTGGTCCAGAGAGTGGGGCTCTGAGAGGTTATGTTGTGGTTCTTTGTGTTCTGTGGGGCTGGCCCCTGTACTGGTGGGGTGTCtgtggatgggggaggggctggagtggagggaggacagCTCCCCAGAGTCCCAGTGTCCCTGGAAACACggccctcctccaggctgctggAGGAACCCCACAAACAGCACACCCTGCTCCGACACATCCTGGAcctgaacaggaaacacacatgcacccacatatgcacacacacgcacacactgttatTGTCCGGCACTGAATAAAATCTCGCATTTGTGCAAATAATAATATACAACCTCTCAAGATTAGgtcaaaacacatacacacacatccctggcaTTCAATGAAAACTAGCTTACACACagccatgtagacacacacacagagccacatagacacacacacaaagcctcatagaaacacacacacagccatgtagacacacacacaaagcctcatttacacacaaacaaaacccaGAGAACACTGGCTCGATACCCCGCAAAATAACAGCCAAACTAATCATTGGAAGATCAAATATTCAAATAACAAAAGGACCTCATTattcagtgtgagtgtgtgtgttaatgtgtatgcgtgtgtttgtgtgtgtatgtgtgtatgtgtgcatgcctgaGTCTACCTCCCTCCCACTGCGCTTTCCTGGTTAATTGTCAGTTGATATTTAAGCTGACAGTTTTAGATGGGCTTGTCACACCCAAATCAGAACGCTAACTACCACAGAACAATAATGAGACACATCTTTCCCTATTAATGTCTGCCAATGACACTCCAGCAACCCACACGCACAAAAACAATCTTTTCCTTTTCGATGGGGTTTTCACCCCCATGTGGAGGATGAAACGTTTGGGGGGTTTCAGACGTTCAGGGGAGGCAGACATAGGCCGACGCTGACCACCTCTCTAGTCAGATAGTGCCCCTTCACTCTGTCCTTTCACACAGCTACACTGGGCTCTTATCACCTGCTCTTTGGCAGCTATCTGATTGGCTATTCATGTCGCACTGCCGGGCCATATCACATTATACTCAGCCCCGTGCATTTCCATCCAATCATGTTCCTCTTTTGTCTGCTGGCTTCACACTGGCTTGCTGGGGTTAGGGGGAATTCATAGAAGAGAGAGGTAAGAGCTAGGTCTGCAGTTGATTGGATGATGACGTCAAGGATGACCTGTATCATTGTAGAGAAAACGAAATTGTGTTGTATTCTCTTTAGAATCTCTCTAGTTCTATGTATGCAGGTAGCTAGAGCTCAAATGTTTATTGagtttgagtgtttgtgtgttggtgtgtttgtgtgtgtgtgtttgtgtgtggacgcTGTGAGGAGATGACCTTCTTCACGTAGTTCTGGATCACTTCCGGGTCGGGGTCTTGGAGacccgccacacacacctccgtttCCAAGCGACGCTCGGACCAGGTCAGCTGACTCCTCTCCTGGCTGGGTGAGAGACTGACCAATGAGAGAAGAAGACAAACAAGGCGACAATCACAAACATCATTGTTTAAACTTCACATCTCCTCATATACGCTCGTGTGAGATAAAGGAGCAGTGCATAAACTACAGGTTAGCATATCTGGATTCACATTAAACCATTGTAGTAGGCCATGCGTTAGTGGATACTCAAATGAAAACCTCTGCCAGTTACAGACAAGGGATCAGTCAAGCTCGACATGGTTTAATGTTTTGATGAAAGAGGGGGCTGGTGATGATGGAGAGATAAAAGGttgagagggagaacaggagggtggagaggacaaTGGCTACGACAGAGAGATGAAAGttgagagggagtgaaggagatcTGAGGCCGAGAGGGGAGGGTGATGAGAGAAataaaaggagggaggagagagagaagaggacaaaaggaagagggatggaatgaggaagggatggagggattgctTCCTTTACTCAGCGTACTCTTCCCCCTCCGGCGAGTGCTGATGATGCAATCAGCCGTCGCTACGGTGACAGGTGCCAGGAAGCAGCAGGACCACTTGGCAAGATGGGCATCAAAGGAGCAGCCCACAGtgcgtgtgcaagtgtgtgagtgtgtgagaatatgtgtgtgatgCTGTGCGTCACGTGAGTGTAAATGCGTACTATTTTTTGTCAATGTGTGAACATATGTTTTTATGTGTGCCTTTTGAAGTAACAAGATACTAAAGAAGGGTCTCTCTGAACCAACCATGGTGGAAAAGAGATAAGATTTTCTACAGCTTGGTGGATAACAACACAATTCAACTCAAGAATAGACCAGCAGAGCCTCAGATATTAGTTTTTCTACTCAGTCAAAATGGAACCTGTAGCAAAGCATGGATCAGTAAGAATAATAAGCTCTAGGATTCAGGTAAACAGGACATAATTGAGAAGTGTTTGTGTAGTtttgtgtttcatgtgtgtgtgtaatgttgtgtaatgtgtgtgtgtatgtagtagtagtggtagtggtactgtacattacagtacattttactcatttagcagatgcttttatgcaAAGTgatgtacaaatagtgcatattgaaagtacaagcaACCACATATCAGCTAACTCACTACTGTAGTAGTGTTGTTTCTGTGTCATACCTGTGGGTCTCCCGGATGAGCACAGCTCTGTGGAGCTGTCGTTGGATTCGAGAGTGGCGTGGGCCACAGGGGTGGACAAAAGGGTGGAGTGCCACCAGGATGAAGCCCTGAGCGTACAGCTCCCGAACCTGCACCGGCAGCTCTCGCACGGACGACAGACACAGGACCGAGGACACAGGCACctctgggggggaaggggttaCAAAACAGTGTTCAAAAGTAGTGACATCACCAAAAGGATTCTTGTGGAGAAAGGTGCACAGGAATCCGTATGTTGGTGGGTAAAAGACAAATAGACTGAAggtgtacatgagtgtgtttgAAACGCTGTTTGAAAAGCATGGCGACAATTGAATCGAGAGAAGATGGGTTGGCTAAACCAAAGAGATGGCTTGTTTACATATTATCATTCAAATTGAATACTTCCACATGGCGTCTTTGCACTAAATTTGCTGCTGATTAAACCGTAACTCATAGCCCCAAACCACAGCCAAACACTCTGTCTCGCTTTtgtttagcacacacacacacacataaccacccCAACCACACTCAGGCATACTGCATGCACACCCACAAAAGTACACATCTTCTCTCCCAGAGGAAGTGCGGTATACAAAAGAatggtgcatgtgtgagagtgtgtgtgtgtgcattacacaaggagacagggaaagacaCAAAGAGCTCCCCCCTCCATAATGGGTGAGCACGGCAAGATTGTCATGTTCATTCTATTAACCCTCTAACAGTgacagctactgtagctaatACTAGCAAGGAGCCCTTTTCTCATTTGAGATCTAATGGAGAAAAGCCCATTTAATAAAAGGGGTGAAAGCTCATATCACACGATAGCTAATTGTGATGGTAATTTCTCAGGGAATATGCAGGTTTTGTGTGTATTACTGTAGCACCCAAATGGAAACGGCATTAAGGTATTAGTGTGTTTTTTCCTGGATGTGGGCGAGTGAGCAAACAAACACTGTTGTGTGTTGTATAGGCGTCgggacagtgtgcgtgtgtgtgtgtgtgatatagacgagatagggagagagaaagaaagagaaagagagagcgcatGCTTGTCTCTGTCAGTCTTTCCTATTTCCCATTTCATCTCATTTGCATTGGTGTGGAGAAGAGAAAATAACCTGAATAAATTAACCGAgacgcagagaaagagagagagagagtgagagagagaaagaaagatgcgTTCCCAAATCATCATCTGGCCTGTTCGCACCCTtactaacacgcacacacacacacacacctacacacactaatTTACATTCTCACATACACTAAACACCCCATTTAACACATGCACTATCTCCGTCCACACAGCAAGATGAAGCTTTTAGATGAAGATGAACTTGTCATGGACTCTTCTGAACCTCAAGAGCTCTTCAAGATCTTGCACACACTCCTCGATCCTAGACCATGATCTACAGGCACTTAATACAGCAGCTGGAAGTGGAAGATACAGTGCTACCATGTCATTGTAAACAGTCATTAGGAGTCATTAGCCTAGCACTCGTAGTGCATTTACCAACAAGACATGCTCAACATATTAAGCTAATTCACCCCTGTAGGGGAGgttgggaaggaggaggggggtagtcAGTTTATTTATATGTTTACAGCGGCGGGTTTAAGAGGTCCATCATTCTGGTCTAGCATGGGAACAGCCCCGGGCAGAGATCGCTCTGGAATTTTACCACATGCCGTTATTGTCTGTTACTGGGCATTAATAGAGGGATggaagaatggagggatggaaggatggagggatggatagatagagggatggaaggatggagagatgatgaCTGTTCAGCTGTTCATCACAGCTTAGCCATTTCCTTTTGGTCCAAATGCTTTAGCTGGATGAAGACTGGGATGTATGCCAGCAGTTTAGAACTTTCCGGAGGTCTTGAATCACATCCATAAACTCCTTATGCTCCTGAACCCTGACCGCTGACAGTCTGTCAGACAGAGTGGGATGgatagtacgtgtgtgtgtttgtgtgtatgtgtgtatgtctgtaagtacattgtgcctgtgtgcatccatggctgtgtgtgtgtgtgt
Above is a window of Osmerus mordax isolate fOsmMor3 chromosome 18, fOsmMor3.pri, whole genome shotgun sequence DNA encoding:
- the rftn1a gene encoding raftlin; translated protein: MGCRLPKLRRAEERSPGKIYSTLRRPQVETKVGVAYTYHFLDFLLGKEEVPVSSVLCLSSVRELPVQVRELYAQGFILVALHPFVHPCGPRHSRIQRQLHRAVLIRETHSQERSQLTWSERRLETEVCVAGLQDPDPEVIQNYVKKVQDVSEQGVLFVGFLQQPGGGPCFQGHWDSGELSSLHSSPSPIHRHPTSTGASPTEHKEPQHNLSEPHSLDHNHVEQKSPDQDTLNSNGSSFARVPLEPNPEELTGRESKHGSVKALKNLSNYCLKELDESTDVSQEHSHAEMEPQVQNHRPAHSTDNSKTREPSENVQGDHTTEIPYLEKTNEDRKTECMVGTGPDYHPVVAESTQRLVGPDQDPDMQSKGSESQSPRSDVQNRKAGRTYQGLKEDDSVGSPEPDQDHKTEPRSETPPHQEGSEGSARHGEGGLILVASHLEELQRSSRVMTRNNNHVRVRSSEREKKTSPPAQTRMQLFALYNHVGELCSSLRFYSLRVPLRVQREAGLVTAVDAHWLDHMTQHFISGARLIDGFFHLGDGNENGVSSVDSVFIFQTSSEETSPVSYDAIVVEQWTIVDGVVVRTDYIPLLQSLAPFGWRLMCVLPTPIIRTNSDGSLSTKQILFLQRPTLQRKRKDFKKLNLRGRNKAKKSRARETHEKKEERENASPEMERGMDRVGENRKEEEEEWETQKNRKNRKEEKGECPQRDGDGKEKEVDSKKDMSLKIEGWATDTYQEEKIEVVRISLAKQKSVRWTDEHKREEFGVEEGMRAEVTMSRQLRERALSSGVLTY
- the oxnad1 gene encoding oxidoreductase NAD-binding domain-containing protein 1 — encoded protein: MRVPCILKTAARSFILPAASGSVHQTRVLCPCLITRKMASRRQTDHIERTASNYRQNTLYTAQVCGIVNESETVKRLRLAVPPDFSFKAGQWVDFFIPGMEKVGGFSICSSPGLLRREGVIELAVKYAKHPPAHWIHTQCTVDSHVAMRVGGDFYFDPLPSDPCVDLLLVAGGVGINPLYSILLHAADLLRLNHPHPGRGYQIGSTHLCYSAKNTQELLFKNTIVDVCQEFPEKVSCNFHVTEQTGQDDQQTGQVDQKLQAYMQSGRISEEELRQHVNPQSTLCFLCGPPPMIESISQTLLELGLPSNRILFEKWW